Proteins encoded within one genomic window of Acinetobacter sp. YWS30-1:
- a CDS encoding enoyl-CoA hydratase has translation MESTEILKLTVQEDGVAIVQIHRPEARNALNLELRQQLSEAFQYLSKLDAVKAIILTGGEKVFAAGADIKDFTTATTAQMYLRHTEQYWQSITDCPKPIIAAVNGYALGGGCELAMHADIIIAGESAKFGQPEVKLGLMPGAGGTQRLLRAIGKYQTMLWVLTGKLVKAAEAERMGLVSEVVEDENTITHAIEIAQTIASFSPIAVQQIKEVTNLGQDQSLQGALALERKAFQILFDTKDQKEGVNAFFEKRPAQYTGE, from the coding sequence ATGGAAAGCACTGAAATTTTAAAATTGACTGTACAGGAAGATGGCGTCGCAATTGTTCAAATCCATCGCCCGGAAGCACGTAATGCCTTGAACCTGGAATTACGTCAGCAACTCTCTGAAGCATTTCAATACCTTTCAAAATTAGATGCTGTAAAAGCGATTATTTTGACCGGCGGTGAAAAAGTATTTGCTGCGGGTGCAGACATTAAAGATTTCACCACTGCAACTACAGCCCAAATGTATTTACGCCATACTGAACAATATTGGCAAAGCATTACTGATTGTCCGAAACCGATTATTGCAGCAGTCAATGGCTATGCACTCGGTGGTGGCTGTGAACTGGCCATGCATGCGGACATCATCATTGCCGGTGAAAGTGCCAAATTTGGTCAGCCTGAAGTGAAACTGGGCTTGATGCCAGGTGCAGGTGGGACACAACGTTTACTGCGCGCGATTGGTAAATATCAAACCATGCTTTGGGTATTGACCGGTAAATTGGTGAAAGCTGCTGAGGCTGAGCGTATGGGCTTGGTTTCTGAAGTCGTGGAAGATGAAAACACCATTACCCATGCGATTGAGATTGCTCAAACGATTGCGTCTTTCTCTCCAATTGCAGTGCAGCAAATTAAAGAAGTGACCAATCTTGGCCAAGATCAATCTTTACAAGGTGCTTTGGCATTGGAACGTAAAGCTTTCCAGATTTTATTTGATACCAAAGATCAGAAAGAAGGCGTGAATGCGTTCTTTGAAAAACGTCCTGCACAATACACTGGAGAATAA
- a CDS encoding IclR family transcriptional regulator, whose translation MSDDVPETDQSEEKLIAPLRHELLHPIEDMQDENDRQFITALARGLELLRCFSPKHQHLGNQELSQMTGLPKPTITRLTHTLSRLGYLKQVPNSSKFQLSVGVLSFGYSMLSNLSLRSVAHPLMKNLADYAEAAVAMATRDRLNMIYLDVVQGKGNVTMRRQVGTHLPIHLSSMGRACLAAMPEDERDFLLDAIRRKHVEEWPQIQKNLEKSFKDYQEYGFCFSIGEWHKDVNSVAVPFVHEQHGLLVFNCGGPSFLLNEEKIKNDIAPRLLHMVNNIRNELG comes from the coding sequence ATGTCTGATGATGTACCTGAAACCGATCAGTCGGAAGAAAAATTAATTGCGCCTTTGCGCCATGAGTTATTGCATCCGATCGAAGATATGCAGGATGAAAATGACCGTCAATTTATTACAGCTTTAGCACGTGGTCTGGAGTTACTGCGCTGCTTTAGTCCAAAACATCAGCATCTGGGCAATCAGGAACTGTCACAAATGACAGGTTTACCTAAACCGACGATTACTCGTTTAACCCATACCTTGTCCCGTTTAGGATATTTGAAGCAGGTTCCTAATTCGAGCAAGTTTCAGCTCTCAGTCGGCGTACTGTCTTTTGGTTATTCGATGCTGTCGAATTTATCCTTGCGATCGGTTGCTCATCCATTAATGAAAAATCTGGCAGACTATGCTGAGGCAGCTGTTGCGATGGCAACCCGTGACCGTCTGAATATGATTTATCTGGATGTGGTGCAGGGCAAAGGCAATGTCACCATGCGTCGTCAGGTAGGAACCCATTTGCCGATTCATTTAAGTTCAATGGGGCGTGCCTGTCTGGCTGCAATGCCAGAAGATGAGCGTGATTTTCTGCTTGATGCGATTCGCCGTAAACATGTTGAAGAATGGCCACAGATCCAAAAAAATCTGGAGAAGTCATTTAAAGACTATCAGGAATATGGTTTCTGCTTTTCAATCGGTGAATGGCATAAGGATGTGAATTCGGTTGCAGTTCCTTTTGTCCATGAACAGCATGGTCTACTGGTGTTTAACTGCGGCGGTCCAAGTTTTCTGCTCAATGAAGAGAAAATCAAAAATGATATTGCACCACGCTTATTACATATGGTGAATAATATTAGAAATGAATTGGGATAA
- a CDS encoding IS4 family transposase: MTLSENLDCTLQHSLPSLSHFSEFIDLNWIEESLRQTGKASIRRRKLPAEHVVWLVIGLALFRDQPIGYVVEQLKLVFGTTEYCVPSAAVQARQRLGREPLNALFSLLSQAWFEESQQQYSNFHGLSVCAVDGVVWSMPYTDENFAHFGSSKGKTAVAPYPQVRATCLVNTNTHEIIDAQIGSMDQGELTLANRLCPPSHSITLFDRAYFSADFLIGWQTRAEASHWLMRAKDNLRYEIIKRNSQHDFHIRMPISARAKKLNSTLGDYWEARLIEVEQAGKIRRYITSLIDSKIYPLLALAKLYAQRWEIEMCYREIKSDLQESKHLRSKQPDLIYQELWGVFIAYNILRRQMKYMAQRAKVSPLRISFHIASIGILNILRFDSLDSAGNLPKHLESLLEKSRRYVLPERRVRSCPRVVKGKPLKYPRKCQSIS; this comes from the coding sequence ATGACTTTATCTGAAAATTTAGATTGTACTCTTCAACATTCTCTACCTTCACTTAGCCATTTCAGTGAATTCATTGATTTAAATTGGATTGAAGAGAGCCTGCGTCAAACAGGTAAGGCTTCTATCAGGAGAAGAAAATTACCTGCCGAACATGTGGTATGGCTGGTGATTGGGCTTGCCCTGTTTCGAGATCAACCGATCGGGTATGTGGTAGAGCAACTAAAACTTGTGTTTGGTACCACAGAATATTGCGTTCCCAGTGCAGCAGTACAAGCACGACAACGCTTAGGGCGAGAGCCCTTGAATGCCTTGTTTTCTCTACTCAGCCAAGCCTGGTTTGAAGAATCCCAACAGCAATACTCAAACTTTCATGGCCTTAGTGTATGTGCTGTTGACGGGGTGGTTTGGTCTATGCCTTATACAGATGAGAATTTTGCACACTTTGGCTCATCTAAGGGTAAAACTGCGGTAGCACCTTATCCGCAAGTGAGAGCAACCTGTCTGGTGAATACCAACACCCATGAAATCATTGATGCCCAAATAGGTAGCATGGATCAAGGTGAACTTACACTGGCAAATCGATTATGTCCTCCATCGCATAGTATTACTCTGTTTGATCGAGCCTATTTTTCTGCTGATTTTCTAATAGGATGGCAAACACGTGCAGAGGCAAGCCATTGGCTTATGCGCGCAAAAGATAATTTACGCTATGAGATCATTAAGCGTAATTCCCAGCATGACTTTCATATCAGGATGCCAATATCAGCAAGAGCCAAGAAGCTGAATTCAACATTAGGGGATTATTGGGAAGCGCGTTTGATTGAAGTTGAGCAGGCAGGAAAAATTAGACGCTATATCACTTCATTAATAGATTCAAAGATATATCCACTGCTAGCCTTAGCAAAGCTTTATGCTCAGCGCTGGGAAATAGAAATGTGTTACCGAGAAATCAAAAGTGATTTACAGGAAAGTAAGCATTTGAGGAGCAAGCAACCTGATTTAATTTATCAAGAATTATGGGGTGTCTTCATTGCTTATAATATTCTAAGAAGACAAATGAAATATATGGCTCAACGTGCAAAAGTCAGTCCTTTGAGAATCAGCTTTCATATTGCATCTATCGGCATCCTTAATATATTAAGATTCGACTCTTTAGACTCCGCAGGGAATTTACCCAAACATCTAGAAAGTTTACTGGAGAAATCTAGGAGGTATGTTTTGCCTGAGAGGAGGGTTAGAAGTTGCCCAAGAGTTGTGAAAGGTAAACCACTGAAATACCCAAGAAAATGCCAGTCAATTTCTTAA
- a CDS encoding 3-oxoadipyl-CoA thiolase, whose protein sequence is MLNAYIYDGLRTPFGRHAGSLAKVRPDDLAAHVIKALVAKHNLPADIFDDVILGNTNQAGEDSRNIARHATLLAGLDVKTPAQTVNRLCASGLAAVIDAARAITCNEGDIFLAGGVESMSRAPFVFAKSETPFSRDFKVFDSTIGARFPNPAIEKQFGNDTMPQTGDNVAVEYGVTREDADQFAAASQAKYEAAKQAGFFADEIVGVEVPQGRKLPAKLVDQDEHPRPSSNLEALQKLRPLFEGGVVTAGNASGVNDGAAALIIGSEAAQEKLGIQPMAKIIASAAAGIEPRIMGAGPVDAIKLALKRANLTLDDMDIIEINEAFASQVLACLKGLGVAFDDARVNPNGGAIAVGHPLGASGARLVLSTARELQRSGKKYAVISLCIGVGQGLALVIERV, encoded by the coding sequence ATGTTAAATGCATATATTTATGATGGATTACGTACGCCATTTGGCCGTCATGCAGGAAGCCTGGCAAAGGTTCGTCCAGATGATTTAGCTGCACATGTGATTAAGGCATTGGTTGCAAAACATAATCTACCTGCTGATATTTTTGATGATGTGATTCTGGGGAATACTAACCAGGCCGGTGAAGACAGCCGTAATATTGCACGTCATGCAACGTTATTGGCGGGTCTAGATGTGAAAACGCCAGCACAAACTGTGAACCGTCTATGTGCTTCAGGTTTAGCAGCGGTGATTGATGCAGCTCGTGCGATTACTTGTAATGAAGGGGATATCTTCCTTGCAGGTGGTGTCGAGTCGATGTCTCGTGCACCGTTTGTCTTTGCCAAATCTGAAACACCATTTAGCCGTGATTTTAAAGTATTCGATTCAACCATCGGCGCACGTTTTCCGAACCCTGCCATTGAAAAACAGTTCGGCAATGACACCATGCCGCAAACTGGCGATAATGTAGCAGTAGAATACGGTGTAACCCGTGAAGATGCAGACCAGTTTGCTGCAGCATCACAAGCCAAATATGAAGCAGCTAAACAGGCAGGTTTCTTTGCTGACGAGATCGTGGGTGTTGAAGTGCCTCAAGGCCGTAAATTACCAGCAAAATTGGTCGATCAAGACGAACATCCACGTCCATCTTCTAACTTGGAAGCGCTACAGAAACTACGTCCACTGTTTGAAGGCGGTGTAGTGACTGCGGGTAATGCTTCTGGTGTCAATGATGGTGCAGCAGCGCTAATCATTGGTTCTGAAGCCGCTCAGGAAAAACTGGGCATCCAGCCAATGGCGAAAATCATCGCTTCAGCGGCTGCGGGTATTGAACCACGTATTATGGGCGCCGGTCCGGTTGATGCGATCAAACTAGCATTAAAACGTGCCAACTTGACGTTGGATGACATGGATATCATTGAAATCAATGAGGCATTCGCATCACAAGTTTTAGCATGCTTAAAAGGTCTGGGTGTGGCATTTGATGATGCTCGTGTGAACCCGAATGGTGGTGCGATTGCAGTTGGGCATCCACTCGGTGCTTCAGGTGCTCGTTTAGTGCTCAGCACCGCTCGTGAATTGCAGCGCAGCGGCAAAAAATATGCTGTGATTAGTCTGTGTATCGGTGTGGGCCAAGGTCTGGCACTGGTCATCGAACGCGTATAA
- a CDS encoding 3-hydroxyacyl-CoA dehydrogenase has product MTIQSMALIGTGVMGMGIAQIAAQAGLEVRLFDAKAGAAEAGLAKLKATLEKLQAKGKFTEEVLNATLARFKILNSIEEVAGVDLVVEAIIENLDIKQGLFKQLESIVSPETILATNTSSLSVTAIASNLEHQGRMAGFHFFNPVPLMKIVEVIAGLATDEQVVADLLELAQRMGHFGVRTKDTPGFIVNHAGRAYGTEALKILGEGIVSVSEIDRILREGAGFRMGPLELFDLTALDVSHPVMESIFNQYYQEDRYRPSALTRQMLAGKKVGRKVGEGFYKYQDGQKTNEAPAQIAPEVTEFSPVWIKADLEQDASILRDYIREQGLIIDSAETPAADSLILLATYGEDTTTAALRFEVDATRAISIDMLTDFAKHRTIMPSIATQKAYIDQAHALFAKNGHGVSVIAESIGFVAQRVLAMVVNLACDIAQQQIATAADIDKAVKLGLGYPHGPISWGDVLGAERILLILERILANTGDQRYRPSTWLQRRARLKLSLLHTAAV; this is encoded by the coding sequence ATGACCATTCAATCTATGGCGCTCATTGGTACTGGTGTAATGGGCATGGGTATCGCGCAAATCGCAGCCCAGGCAGGTCTGGAAGTGCGCTTATTCGATGCCAAAGCAGGTGCGGCAGAAGCAGGTTTGGCTAAACTTAAAGCTACGCTTGAAAAGCTGCAAGCCAAAGGTAAATTTACTGAAGAAGTTCTGAATGCAACTCTGGCACGTTTCAAAATCCTGAATAGCATTGAAGAAGTGGCTGGTGTTGATCTGGTGGTTGAAGCCATCATCGAAAATCTGGACATCAAGCAAGGTTTATTTAAACAGCTGGAAAGTATCGTATCTCCAGAAACCATTCTGGCAACCAATACCTCATCACTTTCAGTGACTGCTATTGCATCCAACCTTGAGCATCAAGGTCGTATGGCGGGATTCCATTTCTTTAATCCAGTGCCCTTGATGAAAATTGTCGAAGTGATTGCTGGCCTAGCAACAGATGAACAGGTCGTTGCAGATCTACTCGAACTGGCACAACGTATGGGGCACTTCGGTGTGCGTACCAAAGACACGCCTGGGTTTATTGTTAACCATGCCGGCCGTGCTTATGGTACGGAAGCACTGAAAATCCTAGGCGAAGGGATTGTCTCAGTTTCAGAAATCGACCGTATTCTGCGTGAAGGTGCCGGTTTCCGTATGGGACCACTGGAATTGTTTGACCTGACTGCACTGGATGTTTCTCATCCAGTGATGGAATCGATTTTCAACCAGTATTATCAGGAAGATCGTTATCGTCCAAGCGCTTTAACCCGTCAAATGCTGGCTGGTAAAAAAGTCGGTCGTAAAGTCGGTGAAGGCTTCTATAAATATCAGGATGGTCAAAAGACCAATGAAGCTCCGGCTCAGATTGCGCCTGAAGTAACTGAATTCAGCCCAGTCTGGATCAAAGCAGATCTTGAGCAGGATGCCAGCATCTTGCGTGACTATATCCGTGAGCAAGGCTTGATCATCGACAGTGCTGAAACTCCGGCAGCTGACAGTCTGATTCTATTGGCCACTTATGGTGAAGACACGACAACAGCTGCATTACGTTTTGAGGTTGATGCGACTCGTGCAATCAGCATTGATATGCTGACTGATTTTGCCAAGCACCGTACCATCATGCCTTCGATTGCAACTCAAAAAGCCTATATCGACCAGGCACATGCATTGTTTGCTAAAAATGGTCATGGCGTATCGGTAATTGCTGAAAGTATTGGCTTTGTCGCACAGCGCGTATTGGCAATGGTCGTGAATCTGGCTTGTGATATTGCCCAACAACAAATCGCAACTGCAGCCGATATCGATAAAGCAGTAAAACTTGGTCTGGGCTACCCACATGGACCAATTTCATGGGGTGATGTTTTGGGCGCAGAACGTATCCTGTTGATCCTGGAACGTATCCTGGCGAATACTGGTGACCAGCGTTATCGTCCAAGTACATGGTTACAACGCCGCGCCCGTTTAAAACTATCTCTTCTTCACACTGCAGCAGTTTAA
- a CDS encoding autotransporter outer membrane beta-barrel domain-containing protein, with product MADASTETDVTGLGAYAKWQSDKGVYVSGNVQLGFGDVEFNRTVTDGLDSVKESNKADLFKYGAYAELGYDFFADRLTVSPYMALSYNAAKLDAVKEDTVIGLTVSDVDVAETKAHVSVRFDYELNQNLYLTGYGEYADAFDRDNGMVTISSNVDNTIQYGYQAPPFDKDYFLYGVGLNYTSGSKWNWFGELTGNASKSSDYLIQLGLKYHF from the coding sequence TTGGCTGATGCTTCAACTGAAACTGATGTAACTGGTCTGGGCGCTTATGCAAAATGGCAATCTGACAAGGGTGTATATGTTTCAGGTAATGTGCAGCTTGGTTTCGGTGATGTTGAGTTTAACCGTACTGTGACTGATGGGCTTGATTCGGTGAAAGAATCCAATAAAGCTGATCTGTTTAAATACGGTGCTTATGCTGAACTGGGTTATGACTTCTTCGCTGACCGTCTGACTGTTTCACCATACATGGCTTTAAGCTATAACGCTGCAAAACTGGATGCGGTCAAAGAAGATACTGTTATTGGTCTGACTGTAAGTGATGTAGATGTGGCTGAAACTAAAGCGCATGTGAGTGTGCGTTTTGACTATGAGCTAAACCAGAATCTTTACCTGACTGGTTATGGTGAGTATGCCGATGCCTTTGATCGTGATAATGGCATGGTCACAATCTCGTCCAATGTAGATAATACAATCCAGTATGGTTATCAGGCTCCGCCCTTTGACAAGGATTACTTCTTATATGGTGTCGGTTTGAACTATACCAGTGGCAGTAAATGGAACTGGTTTGGCGAGTTGACAGGTAATGCATCTAAATCAAGCGATTACCTGATTCAGTTAGGCTTGAAATACCACTTCTAG
- a CDS encoding CaiB/BaiF CoA transferase family protein gives MGALEGIRVLDLSRVLAGPWCGQILADLGAEVIKVERPKTGDDTRMWGPPWMKNDHGENTREAAYYQSANRNKMSVAIDISTPEGQELVKALAADSDVVIENYKAGSLKKYGLDYESLSAINPKLVYCSITGFGQTGPRAPEPGYDFIIQGMGGLMSVTGEKDDLPGGGPQKVGVAFADLTTGLYSTIAIQAALLNRHVTGLGQHIDMALLDVQVALLANQGMNYLASGKIPGRYGNAHANIVPYQVFRAADQDFIIACGNDKQFVALSAAIGLPDLPQDPRFVTNALRIQHRAEITELLAKHFLSNTAKHWVEAIHAVKVPVGLINNLEQAFQEPQVQARNMLVEIPHPLKEKLTVIGSPIKLSRTPVEYRKAPPMLGEHTNEILSRVVDEEKLEALKAQGIVG, from the coding sequence ATGGGTGCATTAGAGGGTATTCGCGTACTGGATTTAAGTCGCGTACTTGCAGGTCCTTGGTGTGGTCAAATCCTCGCGGATTTAGGCGCTGAAGTGATTAAAGTTGAACGTCCTAAAACGGGTGATGATACCCGTATGTGGGGACCACCTTGGATGAAAAATGACCATGGTGAAAATACACGTGAAGCGGCGTACTACCAGTCAGCCAACCGTAATAAAATGTCAGTTGCGATTGATATTTCAACGCCTGAAGGTCAGGAACTGGTCAAAGCACTGGCTGCTGATTCAGATGTGGTGATTGAAAATTACAAAGCAGGTTCATTGAAAAAATACGGTCTGGATTATGAAAGCCTCAGCGCGATTAATCCGAAACTGGTGTATTGCTCAATTACTGGCTTTGGTCAAACTGGCCCTCGTGCACCTGAACCAGGTTATGACTTTATCATCCAGGGGATGGGCGGTTTAATGTCTGTCACTGGTGAGAAAGATGACTTACCAGGTGGTGGACCACAAAAAGTTGGCGTGGCTTTTGCGGATTTGACGACGGGTTTGTACTCGACCATTGCCATTCAGGCTGCTTTGCTGAATCGTCATGTGACTGGCCTGGGTCAGCATATTGATATGGCACTGTTGGATGTGCAGGTTGCTTTGCTGGCAAACCAAGGGATGAACTACCTGGCTTCAGGTAAAATTCCAGGTCGTTATGGTAATGCGCATGCCAATATTGTGCCTTATCAAGTGTTCCGCGCTGCCGACCAAGACTTCATTATTGCCTGTGGTAATGACAAGCAATTTGTTGCCTTGAGCGCTGCAATTGGTTTGCCTGATTTACCGCAAGATCCACGTTTTGTGACCAATGCACTGCGTATTCAGCATCGTGCAGAAATCACAGAGCTGCTAGCCAAACATTTCTTAAGCAATACTGCGAAGCATTGGGTAGAAGCAATTCATGCAGTGAAAGTTCCGGTAGGCCTGATTAATAACCTTGAACAAGCTTTCCAGGAACCACAAGTGCAAGCGCGTAATATGCTGGTTGAGATCCCCCATCCGTTAAAAGAAAAATTAACGGTGATTGGCTCACCAATTAAATTATCGCGTACACCAGTGGAATATCGTAAAGCACCACCAATGTTAGGTGAGCATACGAATGAAATTCTTTCACGTGTCGTGGATGAGGAAAAACTGGAGGCCCTAAAAGCTCAAGGTATTGTTGGTTAA
- a CDS encoding acyl-CoA dehydrogenase family protein, with the protein MIRDQETLDQLVDMIRQFVEGVLIPNEEIVAETDEIPAEIVQQMKELGLFGLTIPEEYDGLGLTMEEEVYIAFELGRTSPAFRSLIGTNNGIGASGLIIDGTEEQKQHFLPKLASGEIIGSFCLTEPDSGSDAASLKTTAVKDGDEYILNGTKRFITNAPHAGVFTVMARTNPELKGAAAISAFIVNSNLPGISLGKRDKKMGQKGAHTCDVIFENCRIPASALIGGVEGVGFKTAMKVLDKGRIHIAALSVGAATRMLEDSLQYAVERKQFGQAIANFQLIQGMLADSKAEIYAAKCMVLDAARRRDAGQNVSTEASCAKMFATEMCGRVADRGVQIHGGAGYISEYAIERFYRDVRLFRLYEGTTQIQQVIIARNMIREATQ; encoded by the coding sequence ATGATTCGTGATCAGGAAACCTTAGACCAGTTGGTAGATATGATTCGCCAGTTTGTAGAAGGCGTATTAATCCCAAATGAAGAAATTGTTGCAGAAACGGATGAAATTCCAGCAGAAATCGTGCAACAAATGAAAGAGTTGGGCTTATTTGGTTTAACCATTCCTGAAGAATATGACGGTCTTGGCCTGACCATGGAAGAAGAAGTCTATATCGCTTTTGAACTGGGCCGTACTTCCCCTGCTTTCCGCTCATTGATTGGTACGAATAACGGTATCGGCGCATCTGGCCTGATCATCGATGGTACTGAAGAGCAAAAACAGCACTTCCTGCCAAAACTTGCCAGCGGTGAAATTATTGGCTCGTTCTGTCTGACTGAACCGGATTCTGGTTCTGATGCAGCGTCGCTTAAAACTACTGCTGTAAAAGATGGTGATGAGTACATTCTGAATGGTACCAAGCGTTTCATTACCAATGCGCCACATGCGGGTGTATTCACAGTAATGGCACGTACCAATCCTGAATTAAAAGGTGCTGCAGCTATTTCAGCGTTCATCGTTAACAGTAACTTGCCAGGTATTTCACTGGGTAAACGTGACAAGAAAATGGGCCAGAAAGGCGCACATACCTGTGACGTGATCTTTGAAAACTGCCGTATCCCTGCATCAGCTTTGATTGGCGGTGTAGAAGGCGTTGGCTTTAAAACTGCGATGAAGGTTCTGGATAAAGGCCGTATCCACATTGCTGCACTGAGCGTGGGTGCTGCAACCCGTATGCTGGAAGATTCATTGCAATATGCCGTTGAACGTAAGCAGTTCGGTCAGGCGATTGCCAACTTCCAGCTGATCCAGGGCATGCTGGCAGATTCTAAAGCTGAAATTTATGCAGCGAAATGCATGGTGCTTGATGCAGCGCGTCGTCGTGATGCCGGCCAGAATGTAAGTACTGAAGCATCATGCGCAAAAATGTTTGCAACAGAAATGTGTGGCCGTGTCGCTGACCGTGGTGTGCAAATCCATGGTGGCGCGGGCTACATCAGTGAATATGCAATTGAGCGCTTCTACCGCGATGTGCGTTTATTCCGTCTTTATGAAGGAACCACGCAAATCCAGCAAGTCATTATTGCTCGCAATATGATTCGCGAGGCGACTCAGTAA
- a CDS encoding MFS transporter codes for MAITNTISKIGPNTWKIAFIFAFLALLVDGADLMLLSYSLNSIKAEFGLTSVEAGMLGSFTLAGMAVGGIFGGWACDKFGRVRTVVVSILLFSALTCGLGFTQSFAQFGALRFFASLGLGSLYIASNTLMAEYVPTKYRTTVLGTLQAGWTVGYIVATLLAGWLIPDHGWRMLFYVAAIPIALAILMHILVPEPAAWQENRFKKVEVTDKPTESTWKLIFQDKKNRNMFILWALTAGFLQFGYYGVNNWMPTYLESELGMKFKEMTAYMVGTYTAMILGKILAGLMADKFGRRFTYAFGAIGTAIFLPLIVFYNSPDNILYLLVIFGFLYGIPYGVNATYMTESFPTNVRGTAIGGAYNVGRLGAAIAPATIGYLATGGSIGLGFLVMGAAYFICGLLPALFIKEKLYDPQKS; via the coding sequence ATGGCTATAACGAATACAATTTCAAAAATTGGCCCAAATACCTGGAAAATCGCATTTATTTTTGCATTCCTCGCCCTGCTGGTCGATGGTGCGGATTTAATGCTGCTTTCCTACAGCTTAAACAGTATTAAAGCTGAATTTGGCCTAACCTCTGTCGAAGCTGGGATGCTCGGAAGCTTTACCCTTGCAGGTATGGCAGTTGGAGGTATATTCGGAGGGTGGGCTTGTGATAAATTCGGTCGTGTACGTACCGTCGTTGTCTCAATCCTTTTATTTTCGGCATTGACTTGTGGTCTTGGTTTTACCCAAAGCTTTGCTCAATTTGGTGCATTACGTTTCTTCGCTTCTCTTGGCTTGGGTTCTTTGTATATTGCATCGAATACTTTAATGGCTGAGTACGTACCTACTAAATATCGTACTACCGTTTTAGGTACATTACAGGCTGGCTGGACAGTTGGCTATATCGTTGCGACCTTGCTTGCGGGCTGGTTAATTCCAGATCACGGCTGGCGCATGCTGTTCTATGTAGCTGCGATTCCAATTGCCTTGGCTATTTTGATGCACATTCTGGTACCAGAACCAGCGGCATGGCAAGAAAACCGCTTCAAGAAAGTTGAAGTGACTGACAAACCTACTGAGTCGACCTGGAAGCTGATTTTCCAAGATAAGAAAAACCGTAACATGTTTATCTTATGGGCTTTGACTGCCGGTTTCCTTCAGTTTGGTTACTATGGCGTAAACAACTGGATGCCAACATACCTTGAAAGTGAACTGGGTATGAAGTTCAAGGAAATGACTGCCTACATGGTCGGTACCTATACCGCGATGATTCTAGGTAAAATCCTTGCAGGCTTAATGGCAGATAAATTCGGACGTCGTTTTACTTATGCCTTCGGTGCGATTGGTACTGCGATCTTCCTACCACTGATCGTATTCTATAACTCACCAGACAACATTCTATACTTATTGGTGATCTTCGGTTTCCTATATGGTATTCCATATGGTGTGAATGCGACTTATATGACTGAAAGCTTCCCAACCAACGTACGCGGCACAGCAATTGGTGGTGCATATAATGTCGGTCGTTTAGGTGCGGCAATTGCCCCAGCTACGATTGGTTATCTGGCAACAGGCGGTTCGATCGGTCTTGGCTTCTTAGTAATGGGTGCTGCATACTTTATCTGTGGTCTGCTTCCTGCCCTGTTCATCAAAGAAAAACTCTACGATCCTCAAAAATCTTAA